A region from the Besnoitia besnoiti strain Bb-Ger1 chromosome Unknown contig00043, whole genome shotgun sequence genome encodes:
- a CDS encoding uncharacterized protein (encoded by transcript BESB_058100), whose product MSLFRAHLVFYRCALNLNSSYNFGFLVAITFVLQIITGITLAFRYTSEASCAFASVQHLVREVAAGWEFRMLHATTASFVFLCILIHMSRGMYNSSYSYLTTAWMSGLVLYLLTIATAFLGYVLPWDR is encoded by the coding sequence atgagtctattccgggcacacctcgtcttttatcggtgtgctctcaatctaaattcatcttataactttggtttcttagttgcaattacctttgtactccaaataattacaggtatcactttagcgttccgatatacttctgaagcatcttgtgcatttgctagtgttcaacatctagttagagaggtagcagcaggatgggaatttaggatgttgcatgcaacaactgcttctttcgtcttcttgtgtatcttaatacacatgtctcgaggtatgtataactccagctatagttatttaactactgcttggatgtctggtttagttttatatctacttactatagccactgctttcctcggttatgtactaccatgggacagatga
- a CDS encoding uncharacterized protein (encoded by transcript BESB_058120) — MFLMPALYGGYGNFFVPIYWWFGSRFPRTNAISYFLVPLGSVLLTQSICSEFGSGLGWTMYPPLSTSLMVLNPEATDWIIGGLAVLGISSILSSINFLGTCVFMGSNAGAKNYILYIWAIIFTALMLVFTLPILTGGLVMILLDLHVNTEFYDSMYSGDSVLYQHLFWFFGHPEVYILILPAFGVVSQTLSMYAARSVFGGQSMILAMGCISILGSLVWAHHMMTVGLE; from the coding sequence atgttcttaatgcctgctttgtacggaggatatggtaacttctttgtaccaatatattggtggttcggaagtcgttttccaagaactaacgcgatctcctattttctagtaccattaggttctgtgttgttaactcaaagtatttgttccgagtttggtagtggtcttggttggacaatgtatcctccactaagtactagcttgatggtgttaaatccagaggcaactgattggattatcggaggtcttgcagtactaggaattagtagtattttaagttctattaacttccttggtacttgcgtcttcatgggttctaatgctggtgctaagaactatattctatatatctgggctatcatatttactgcccttatgttagtcttcactctacctattcttactggtggattagttatgatccttcttgatctacacgtaaacactgaattttatgattctatgtattctggtgatagtgtactttatcaacatctattctggttcttcggacatccagaggtatacattctaattttacctgcttttggtgtagtctcgcagacattatctatgtatgctgctagatctgtcttcggtggacaatctatgatcttagctatgggttgtatttctattctaggttccttagtatgggcacatcatatgatgacagtcggtctagagtag